In Leptospira bouyouniensis, the following proteins share a genomic window:
- a CDS encoding LIMLP_16025 family protein gives MSNVENKLQDIVNAGIGAVKTSKEVWEKLVVDLNEKKSQFETNFQKLKEQGESDTSDKALKVKMGVAWGIVRFEELKDNVVKYLDQVKEGKDNKPS, from the coding sequence ATGAGCAACGTGGAAAACAAACTACAAGATATCGTGAACGCTGGAATTGGTGCTGTCAAAACTTCGAAAGAGGTTTGGGAGAAACTCGTTGTGGACTTAAACGAGAAAAAAAGCCAATTTGAAACGAACTTTCAAAAGCTGAAAGAACAAGGCGAAAGCGACACAAGTGATAAAGCCCTAAAAGTGAAAATGGGTGTTGCTTGGGGGATCGTGCGTTTTGAGGAACTCAAAGATAATGTTGTGAAGTATCTCGACCAAGTGAAAGAAGGCAAAGACAATAAACCTTCTTAA
- a CDS encoding YdeI/OmpD-associated family protein, with protein sequence MALIKETVIQSFSSPKEWNTWLSDNFDSNHDGVWLRIYKKNSGVKTITYDEALEEALCFGWIDSLKKTYDESSWIQKFTPRRSKSIWSKRNREKVEKLIKEKRLKPSGLKEVEAAKKDGRWEKAYDSQSNMEIPKDFLVQLKKNKKAHEFFKSLNKSNHYAIAWRLQTAKKPETREKRMNQLLEMMENKQKLH encoded by the coding sequence ATGGCTTTAATAAAAGAGACTGTCATTCAATCTTTTTCTTCCCCAAAAGAATGGAATACGTGGCTTTCAGACAATTTTGATTCAAATCATGATGGTGTTTGGCTTCGCATATACAAGAAAAACTCCGGGGTCAAAACAATCACTTATGATGAAGCCTTAGAGGAAGCACTTTGTTTTGGTTGGATCGATAGCCTGAAAAAAACGTACGATGAATCTTCATGGATTCAAAAATTCACTCCCCGCAGGTCAAAAAGCATTTGGTCGAAGCGGAATCGAGAGAAGGTTGAAAAACTAATCAAAGAAAAACGTTTGAAACCAAGTGGACTCAAGGAAGTAGAGGCTGCTAAAAAAGATGGGAGGTGGGAGAAGGCCTATGATTCACAAAGTAATATGGAAATTCCGAAGGATTTTTTAGTTCAATTAAAAAAGAACAAAAAAGCCCATGAATTTTTTAAATCTCTCAATAAATCAAACCATTATGCAATCGCTTGGCGATTACAAACTGCGAAAAAACCAGAAACAAGAGAAAAACGAATGAACCAACTATTGGAAATGATGGAAAACAAACAGAAATTACATTGA
- a CDS encoding esterase/lipase family protein, translated as MKKTYSLFILMILFPYVFLCSDQKLSQKTKIADHQECVVLIHGFLRSSNHLKNLSNFLIEKGYYVVSIDYESTSMSIPEIADSNLSNLEDFCKNQKIHFVTHSLGGIILRSYLKRNQIKHLGKIVMLSPPNKGSEVSDFLSKFKFINLILGPVLSQLKTDQDSYVNSLGLPNFQFGVIMGNLTIDPISSYLIPGDDDGKVSIENSKLENMNDFLLVERTHNFIVDAPEVKEAILNYFKFGKFKNE; from the coding sequence ATGAAAAAAACCTATTCCCTTTTCATTCTCATGATTTTGTTTCCTTACGTATTCCTATGCTCGGATCAAAAACTCTCTCAAAAAACAAAAATTGCTGATCATCAAGAATGTGTTGTATTGATTCATGGGTTCCTCCGGTCTTCCAATCACTTAAAGAATTTGAGTAATTTTCTGATTGAGAAGGGTTATTATGTTGTGTCTATTGATTATGAATCAACATCGATGTCCATTCCGGAAATTGCTGATTCCAATCTCTCAAATCTAGAAGACTTTTGCAAAAATCAAAAAATTCATTTTGTAACCCATTCTCTTGGCGGAATTATACTTAGATCATATTTAAAAAGGAATCAAATCAAACATCTAGGAAAAATTGTCATGTTATCACCACCTAACAAGGGCAGTGAAGTGTCTGATTTCCTTTCTAAATTTAAATTTATTAATTTAATTCTTGGACCTGTCTTGTCACAACTGAAAACAGATCAAGATAGTTATGTGAATTCATTAGGACTACCAAATTTTCAATTTGGAGTTATCATGGGAAACTTAACGATAGATCCAATTTCCTCCTATTTGATTCCTGGAGATGATGATGGTAAAGTTTCTATTGAAAACTCAAAATTAGAGAATATGAATGATTTTCTTTTAGTGGAAAGAACTCACAATTTTATCGTGGATGCACCAGAAGTCAAAGAAGCAATTTTAAATTATTTCAAATTTGGCAAATTTAAAAATGAATGA
- the sixA gene encoding phosphohistidine phosphatase SixA — protein MKIILVRHGEAENSTPTISDTQRELTDKGKSDIHKIGKFIKNSSLSVKQVYYSPYTRTKHTAEILSEELKYKGEMVASDDLAAGRGCTDIISCLVNFTNSDTVLLVGHNPDITYFAAKLLGNSSVAENLVFQPGSTIAINVAREKFDHGQIIWAISPDNLGI, from the coding sequence ATGAAGATCATTTTGGTTCGTCACGGTGAGGCAGAAAACTCCACCCCTACCATTTCCGATACACAAAGGGAACTCACTGACAAAGGAAAGAGCGATATTCATAAAATCGGAAAGTTCATTAAAAATTCCTCTTTATCAGTCAAACAAGTTTATTATAGTCCATATACAAGAACCAAACACACAGCAGAGATTCTTTCCGAAGAATTGAAATACAAGGGAGAGATGGTTGCTTCAGATGACTTGGCTGCGGGAAGAGGTTGTACCGATATTATTTCCTGTTTGGTCAATTTCACAAATTCCGATACTGTTTTGTTAGTTGGTCATAATCCTGATATCACTTATTTTGCAGCCAAACTACTTGGGAATTCCAGCGTTGCAGAAAATTTAGTATTCCAACCTGGTTCTACTATTGCCATCAACGTTGCACGAGAAAAATTTGACCACGGCCAAATCATTTGGGCCATTTCACCTGATAATCTTGGAATATAA
- a CDS encoding acylphosphatase yields the protein MGKSEEARARILIRGTVQGVGFRYYILQKAQEMRLKGYTQNLPNGEVEAVVEGDKLFIEDLYRAMQRGPTKAKVKDHVIEWSDPKNQFKTFLIKK from the coding sequence TTGGGAAAATCAGAAGAAGCAAGAGCAAGAATTTTAATACGGGGAACCGTACAAGGTGTGGGTTTTCGGTATTATATCTTACAAAAAGCCCAAGAAATGAGACTCAAAGGATACACTCAAAACTTACCAAACGGGGAAGTAGAAGCAGTTGTCGAAGGTGATAAACTTTTTATCGAAGATTTATACCGAGCCATGCAAAGAGGTCCCACGAAAGCAAAAGTGAAAGATCATGTCATTGAGTGGAGTGATCCCAAAAACCAATTTAAAACTTTTTTAATCAAAAAATAA
- a CDS encoding arylesterase — protein sequence MRIPQFWTILSIFTLFTSFVACGGQIQEKPIAGCERISGTPGPEDFDLIRDASIVVVSSHERRNGLKDIGALYEISFANPNQKLEAKKIETNYPDNFRPHGISYAKVNGVDTLAAISHTLVDENPHTLEIFERSKPGKWTHIKTLSDPSLTSPNDIFMNELGEIFTSNDNGTSNSFRKYWDMIIRSGRADVSYYDGKTFQTLGVPVMLGNGIYIRKNGKQELLYRSVFSEKAIRVYEVNRLDGKLQLKYLESIQIGAGPDNILEDDTGMLWLAAHDSTYKFIRHVMNRTNLAPTRVFKINPNTKEVTEVYANEGAEISAGSTGLVYKDKLLISQVFENYLLVCPKP from the coding sequence ATGCGTATCCCTCAATTTTGGACAATTTTATCCATTTTCACCCTTTTTACCTCCTTTGTGGCTTGTGGAGGCCAAATCCAAGAAAAACCCATCGCCGGTTGTGAACGAATTTCAGGAACTCCTGGCCCGGAAGACTTCGACCTCATCCGAGACGCATCGATTGTTGTTGTTTCTTCCCATGAAAGGCGGAATGGATTAAAAGACATCGGAGCATTGTATGAAATCTCCTTTGCCAATCCAAACCAAAAGTTAGAAGCCAAAAAAATCGAAACTAATTATCCAGATAATTTCCGACCACATGGAATCAGTTATGCGAAAGTAAACGGAGTGGATACATTAGCTGCGATTTCTCACACTCTCGTCGATGAAAATCCACACACACTCGAAATTTTCGAAAGATCCAAACCTGGAAAATGGACTCATATAAAAACTTTAAGTGATCCATCCCTCACAAGTCCCAATGATATCTTTATGAATGAGTTAGGCGAAATATTTACTTCAAATGACAATGGGACAAGTAATTCCTTTCGAAAGTATTGGGATATGATCATTCGGAGTGGGAGAGCAGATGTATCTTATTATGATGGAAAAACATTCCAAACCTTGGGTGTTCCGGTCATGCTTGGAAATGGAATTTACATTCGCAAAAATGGAAAACAAGAACTCTTGTATCGATCTGTGTTTTCCGAAAAAGCAATTCGTGTTTATGAAGTGAATCGATTGGATGGTAAACTCCAATTGAAATATTTAGAATCGATTCAAATTGGCGCAGGTCCTGATAATATTTTGGAAGATGATACTGGAATGTTATGGCTTGCAGCCCATGATTCAACTTACAAATTCATTCGTCATGTGATGAATCGAACCAATTTAGCACCAACTCGTGTATTCAAAATCAATCCCAATACGAAAGAAGTAACGGAAGTATATGCAAATGAAGGTGCGGAAATTTCAGCAGGAAGCACAGGTTTGGTCTATAAAGATAAACTACTTATCTCCCAAGTTTTCGAAAACTATTTATTGGTTTGTCCAAAGCCTTGA
- a CDS encoding crossover junction endodeoxyribonuclease RuvC, giving the protein MKIIGIDPGSHRVGYAILSFPEGMRRNPELLSYGTIEVAPKTPSPDNLLQIRSELQSILSEFQPECAAVEELFFVQNTTTGMKVSESRGVILLTLGENQIPMVSLTATQIKKGISAKGNATKKEVRAAIQMILGFKDLKGHDDSWDAIACAFVGRSLATSLNT; this is encoded by the coding sequence TTGAAAATCATCGGAATTGATCCAGGGTCCCACCGAGTTGGGTATGCCATTTTATCCTTTCCCGAAGGAATGCGCCGAAACCCAGAACTTTTGTCTTATGGCACGATTGAAGTGGCTCCAAAGACCCCTTCTCCCGACAATTTATTACAAATTCGATCCGAACTCCAATCGATTCTCTCCGAATTCCAACCGGAATGTGCGGCAGTCGAAGAACTCTTTTTCGTACAAAACACAACCACTGGAATGAAGGTTTCCGAATCCCGCGGTGTAATTTTACTCACCTTAGGTGAAAACCAAATTCCGATGGTGTCACTCACAGCCACTCAAATCAAAAAAGGAATTTCCGCCAAAGGAAATGCCACCAAAAAAGAAGTTCGGGCGGCGATCCAAATGATATTAGGTTTTAAAGACTTAAAAGGCCATGACGACTCTTGGGACGCCATCGCTTGTGCGTTTGTGGGTAGGTCATTGGCTACAAGTCTGAATACTTAA
- a CDS encoding RNA pyrophosphohydrolase: MDERGILTIMTNKPYRKNVGMVVFNSLGKVIVGERIQFPGSWQFPQGGIDEEEDYLEAAKRELYEELGIKKATYVTEYPDWIPYDFPNSLGLNSHLQKFRGQLQRWILFFWDGGLDDCDLVHHEQEFLTIQHMEIEDTIQAVVDFKRPVYEKFVPIFKAAIQNYIAQNIKTK; this comes from the coding sequence ATGGATGAGAGAGGCATTCTAACGATTATGACAAACAAACCCTACCGCAAAAATGTAGGAATGGTAGTATTTAACTCTTTAGGAAAAGTCATCGTTGGAGAACGAATTCAATTCCCCGGCTCCTGGCAATTCCCACAAGGGGGGATCGATGAAGAAGAGGATTATTTAGAAGCCGCTAAACGTGAATTATACGAAGAACTGGGGATCAAAAAGGCAACTTATGTGACTGAGTATCCAGATTGGATTCCTTATGACTTTCCTAATTCTTTGGGACTCAATTCCCATTTACAAAAGTTTCGTGGTCAATTGCAAAGATGGATATTGTTTTTTTGGGACGGAGGATTAGATGATTGTGATTTGGTTCACCATGAGCAAGAGTTTTTGACCATCCAACATATGGAAATTGAGGATACTATACAAGCGGTAGTTGATTTCAAACGACCCGTTTATGAAAAGTTTGTTCCTATTTTTAAAGCAGCAATTCAAAATTACATTGCACAGAATATAAAAACCAAGTAG